One segment of Pyrococcus sp. ST04 DNA contains the following:
- the argF gene encoding ornithine carbamoyltransferase produces the protein MVVSLAGRDLLCLQDYTPEEIWTILETAKMLKIWQKIGKPHRLLEGKTLAMIFQKPSTRTRVSFEVAMAHLGGHALYLNAQDLQLRRGETIADTARVLSRYVDAIMARVYDHKDVEDLAKYASVPVINGLSDFSHPCQALADYMTIWEKKGRIQGVKVAYVGDGNNVAHSLMIAGTKLGADVVVATPEGYEPDEKVIKWAEKNAAESGGSFELLHDPVKAVKDADVVYTDVWASMGQEAEAEERRKIFKPFQVNKDLVKHAKPDYMFMHCLPAHRGEEVTDDVIDSPNSVVWDQAENRLHAQKAVLALLIGGIKF, from the coding sequence ATGGTGGTTAGCCTGGCCGGAAGAGACCTTCTATGTTTACAGGACTACACTCCGGAAGAGATATGGACAATACTCGAGACCGCAAAGATGCTCAAGATTTGGCAGAAGATAGGAAAGCCTCACAGACTTCTTGAGGGCAAAACACTCGCAATGATCTTCCAGAAGCCCTCCACAAGAACTAGAGTGAGCTTTGAAGTTGCAATGGCTCACCTTGGCGGGCATGCCCTCTATCTGAACGCTCAAGACCTACAGCTTAGGAGGGGAGAGACTATAGCTGATACGGCAAGGGTTCTCAGCAGGTATGTAGATGCTATAATGGCAAGGGTTTATGATCATAAGGACGTCGAAGATCTCGCTAAGTATGCATCAGTTCCGGTAATAAACGGACTCAGCGACTTCTCACATCCATGCCAAGCCTTGGCAGACTATATGACGATTTGGGAGAAGAAGGGCAGGATTCAAGGCGTGAAAGTTGCATATGTTGGAGACGGCAATAACGTCGCACACTCTCTCATGATAGCGGGAACAAAGCTCGGTGCTGACGTTGTTGTTGCTACTCCCGAGGGATATGAGCCCGATGAGAAGGTAATTAAGTGGGCCGAAAAGAATGCCGCAGAGAGTGGGGGAAGCTTCGAGTTACTCCACGATCCTGTTAAAGCGGTTAAGGATGCCGATGTTGTCTATACTGACGTGTGGGCTTCAATGGGCCAAGAAGCCGAGGCTGAGGAGAGAAGAAAGATATTCAAGCCGTTCCAAGTGAACAAGGACCTAGTCAAGCATGCAAAGCCGGACTATATGTTCATGCACTGCCTACCAGCCCACAGGGGAGAGGAAGTTACTGATGATGTTATTGATTCACCAAACAGTGTTGTCTGGGATCAGGCCGAGAACAGGCTCCATGCCCAAAAGGCCGTTCTTGCATTATTGATTGGCGGGATAAAGTTCTAA